The proteins below come from a single Corylus avellana chromosome ca3, CavTom2PMs-1.0 genomic window:
- the LOC132173666 gene encoding short-chain dehydrogenase TIC 32, chloroplastic-like produces the protein MWIFGWKGQSGFSARSTAEEVTQGIDGTGLTAIVTGSSSGIGVETTRVLALRGVHVIMAVRNMDAGRNVKEQILKEIPNAKIDVMQLDLSSMGSVRKFASEYNESGLPLNLLINNAGVMASPFMLSQDNIELQFATNHLGMWGHFLLTNLLLDTMKKTARESNKEGRIVIVASEGHRFVYREGIRFDKINDESGYNMLFAYGQSKLANILHANELARRLKEEGVEITANSLHPGAIVTNLLRHHSFISVIASTLGKYVLKNVHQGAATQCYVALHPQVKEVSGEYFMDSNEAKGSSQANDAELAKKLWDFSLSLTSQN, from the exons ATGTGGATTTTTGGCTGGAAAGGGCAATCTGGTTTCTCAGCCCGTTCAACAGCAGAGGAAGTTACCCAAGGAATTGATGGAACTGGTCTCACTGCCATTGTTACAG GATCATCAAGTGGCATTGGTGTAGAGACGACGCGTGTTCTTGCGTTGCGTGGTGTCCATGTCATTATGGCGGTGAGGAATATGGATGCCGGTAGGAACGTCAAAGAACAAATTCTTAAGGAAATCCCCAATGCCAAAATTGATGTCATGCAGTTAGATCTTAGCTCAATGGGATCGGTGAGGAAATTTGCATCAGAATATAATGAATCAGGTCTTCCACTGAATCTCCTCAT TAACAATGCAGGGGTGATGGCGAGCCCATTCATGCTTTCCCAAGACAACATCGAACTGCAGTTTGCAACTAATCATTTAGGTAT GTGGG gtcattttcttttgacaaacCTTCTATTGGATACCATGAAAAAAACTGCTCGTGAAAGCAACAAAGAGGGGAGGATTGTTATTGTAGCATCCGAGGGTCACCGATTTGTGTATCGTGAAGGGATTCGTTTTGATAAGATCAATGATGAATCAGG ATACAACATGTTATTTGCTTATGGGCAATCAAAGCTTGCCAATATATTGCATGCTAATGAGCTTGCGAGGCGCTTGAAG GAAGAAGGGGTGGAGATAACTGCTAATTCCCTTCATCCAGGTGCAATTGTTACAAATCTTCTGCGTCACCACAGTTTCATTAGTG TTATTGCCAGTACACTTGGTAAATATGTGCTTAAAAATGTTCATCAG GGAGCAGCAACTCAATGCTATGTTGCATTGCATCCACAAGTTAAAGAAGTAAGTGGTGAATATTTCATGGATAGTAATGAAGCGAAAGGCAGCTCTCAGGCTAATGATGCAGAATTAGCAAAGAAATTATGGGACTTCAGTTTGAGCTTGACTAGCCAAAACTAG